A stretch of Streptomyces vietnamensis DNA encodes these proteins:
- a CDS encoding DMT family transporter → MPAIARGLQVGIVYAVWSSLGTTLIVLVGALLLNEPLTLAKVTGVALVIAGVVILNLGGAH, encoded by the coding sequence GTGCCCGCAATCGCCCGTGGTCTGCAGGTGGGCATCGTCTACGCGGTCTGGTCGAGTCTGGGCACCACCCTCATCGTGCTCGTCGGCGCATTGTTGCTAAACGAACCGTTGACACTGGCCAAGGTGACCGGGGTCGCCCTGGTGATCGCGGGGGTCGTGATCCTCAACCTCGGCGGTGCGCATTGA